The genomic region acgcgtaaattcgaatttttttatttttaataaaaaaaagtactTAATATTATAGNNNNNNNNNNNNNNNNNNNNNNNNNNNNNNNNNNNNNaccatgcaaaaaaaaaaaaaagattaatcaTTGACATATGTGagctttattatttttatttaatggtAATTAGAtccttaatttttttaatttatcatttgTCTGAGTTTGATGCAATTATAAGTTTATAACATAGTATTTCTCATGAAATTAACAATTTTTGTTTATTGAAAAGTTAATGTAAATAAAATTAGACATACTTTTATTtggatatattaatttttaatgcaTAAATAACAAAAGAGAGTTAATTTGAGAACgaagaaataataaatttagtttAGGGACCATGTACAAGCTATTTTGTTTTGGGCAGTTCTTGATAATTATTTTTCATAATCAAAATGCGTAATTAAATCAACCAACTAATATGTAGCTCAATTGACAGAATTGTcttgcttttaaaaaaaaaaaaaacatcaaataAAAAATCTTACTACAAATTATGGATATGGGGTAAGGGTGTGTGATTTTCATCTTTTTAATGTacaaacaaataatatttttgctCAATAATGCATTTAATAGAAATGGGACCAGATGATTCAATGCACTTCCTTGTTAGCTTCACATTGTTTTCAAAATATTAATAATGATGAAAATATCTCACATTGTTTTCActtttcaataatattattttaagattaattgtaaTGCTAGCTATCTTGACAATGGTGTTCGATGTGGTTTTACTTGTGTTAGCAGAGATTAGAAGGGAAGGTGTCAACGAGACTGTCTGGGAACAATTTTGCTATTTGAagaggctttcttttagcatgggaCTCGAGACAAAGAGACATTATTTGCGAAAAAGATTGTGTGGAGGCTTTTACTATTGTCAACAATTTACAGGATTGCTCTGGGTTTAttgatcctttggtgttaaaaattcgAGATATCATGTTTTAAaaatggcgtgctgatcttcggttgattttgagagatgcaaatacagtaTTAGACATCGTGACAAAAATTACAATAAGGATTTTTTTTTCCCAAGTAAAACTTTGGTTGTCTTAAAAAGAATTTGAGAGTAATATTCAGTAAAACTGTCTTTCTTAAAcagtttcttatttattttttttagttgttgattgttttttacttttttttttttaagtcaccaaaaaaatcataatgaaaaaaaaaatctattccTGTTACTAAATGGCCACAAGTTGAATCGTTAATGAGTCAGGCTGAGTTGGCCGAACTTAAATGGACCGATGGAGCAAAAACATTAGGCCCAATTGAATAATCCCTTTCTAAAAAGGACGTCGGCAGAGAAAATGGTTTTGCCCGAATGAGAATacgacaaaaaaattaaataaagtaagttataactatttttagttaattttttttctagttattaaaatttgttggtttattttatttccttggaTAGAATGCAAAATAGATGAGCATCGCTTTATTAATGTTTCTTTGGTGAGAAAGACAAGATACATATTACCATTTACAATATTCATCTAGTTATGATTAATAGCATGGTGTTTAATATTAATACTTTAATTTCTAACATGGTACACCACCATTGCATATTACTCTCGTATGAAAACTATCTCAAATTTAAGGGCAGTTCAAttggtatttttattttttgtgttttcagttgttagaattttaaaaagaaaaaaatataaaaaacataattttattacttttttataaaattctaaatataaaataaaaaataaaaacatataatACAAAAACGtttgaatataaaattaattGAACTCAAATATAAATTATGCAAAAATTTATTGTATATAGATAATTCCGTTATAATCTTAactaaaaataattacaatacaACTTATTGAAATTAAATACCAGGCAAAAACgataaaacctaaatctaaccCTAACTAAGCATAACAAGTTAAATTTAAAATGataacttattatatatatataatactaaCATAATGCACTACTCCTTTTCACGCTCTAATTGTGTTCTGAGAATGGCTTCATTCACTTCCGCCATTAACGGAAACATGTGCCCTGAACCTGGCAATTCATGGTATTTAATCCATGGAATGTTTTGACCAATATATCGTTGTAGCATAGTAGGGACAAGTTTATCTTCCTCCCCTTGCCATAGATGAACTTGTCCTTCATTATTTGGAAAAGGATTTTCAATTTCAAAGGGATCAAAATCCCAATTTCCAAATCCAACGATCATGTCTCGGCAAACAGATTCAGATTCACCTTGTTGTAACACTTGTGActgcaaccaaaaaaaaaatttttagtatTATTTATGAGTTTAATATTTcaagaaattaaattcaatttctCAGACCAcatttttaagattttaattttgatatgtaaTGAATgttagggccagcaacttttgtgatttgtaaccatcaaatagtcatcaatgatgattttaatggtgtgagatttcatccaatagctCACTTTTCTTTACTAGTATAtactggccagaatttaataaagttactggtccctagacttttccatataTTTATGTAAGACTGTTTACAAAGAGAATACGTTAAAATTAAAATCATGTTTTTATATTAAAACATTTTGTTTtaggtattaatttttttttttaaattcggtCAATGAAGTAGGAAATATATAACCTGATATGGTCTTGGTGGAACGTTAGGAGAAAAGAGCAAAGATAAATCTTGTTGTGATAAAATAGCTGGATTCTGTGACAAAACACTTGATCCTGGAAACCACTTCTGAGTCATCCACCAATATGTCAGCCATGGCAGGTGATGGGCAACTCCAACTGCCCATTGGTCTTGCCTTGGTTGTTTGGAATAAGCCATTTTTGATAACTTGGAAGGGAAGCCACTCCACCAATAGTTAGTCACCGGTGTCATCAATGTTGCTCCAGCAAGCCtgtatttaataaaaatacttttaatatttaatttattttaattttataaaaaatattgatataataattataaaaaaattaaaaaattatcaaaatttattatttttagtcattacttaattatttttttgctATNNNNNNNNNNNNNNNNNNNNNNNNNNNNNNNNNNNNNNNNNNNNNNNNNNNNNNNNNNNNNNNNNNNNNNNNNNNNNNNNNNNNNNNNNNNNNNNNNNNNNNNNNNNNNNNNNNNNNNNNNaaattaataatatattttatcccatcattttaaatattaataacaaactaataacaaaaaaaataaattctaacgaAAAATTCTAGTTTTACTCCTAATTATATGCTAATATAGCAGTGTCACACGTCAGTATAGAATTACTTGAACATATCCTACCTGTGAGGGATGTACTTGAGGAGACCCCAAACAGCTTGACCTCCCATGGAGTATCCAATGGCATAAAATTTGGGTCCAAGTTGCAGCTTATCAGCAAGCTCTTCAACATCAAAAGCCAAGCTTTTCGGGGTTCGGTTAGGATCCGGATCACTCTCACCATATCCTGGTCTATCAAAAGACACAATGTATGCTCCAAGTTCTTCAAGAACACCCTAATCGAtcgtcattatcatcatcataaaTACAAAACTAACGATTTAATAAGAATAATGCtagaaaattattaaaatttattgattttgatcataagttagttattaatatttaaaagtatatttttaaattactaaattaaaaaaaattaaattaaaaaattgaatttataGCTAACTgataaccaaaaataataaattctgatcgTCTTgttatttctttaaaaaaaatattgaatatgAAAGGAAGAAATACCGGGCGAAGGATATCTGCAATGGCAGTATCATGTCTGGAAGAAGCAAAACCATGCATAAAGACGATCTTGTTCTTGGCCAATTCTTTTGGAACACCAAATTCTTTGTACGCCAAATGTCTGCCATCTCTCAGCCTTATTCTTGCTGACGTAATCACCGGAGGTTTTGGAGGAGCTGCCCGGACTGCCCGGTATGCCAACGCTCCGCCTATCAATGGAACCAACAAAAGTGCATTTGTTTTTAATGCCATTGTTTTGGGGATAAAAAATGGAACCACCATCAATTGAATAATGAATATGGAAAAGTGTGAGGAGTTCAACTGAACCCCTAGTGCATGCTTTTATAGtcgaagaaaaaataaaaaatttctacgTTTGCAAGGGCTGAGattctctagaaattagggttgattcattaaaataaaagaaaaaaaaagaatatctTTTAAAGTTTATCTTTTTAANNNNNNNNNNNNNNNNNNNNNNNNNNNNNNNNNNNNNNNNNNNATCAacctttaaatttaattattttattatattatttttttaatttttatttaatcatactttttaaattttaggaATTAGtaacacttttatttaatttaaaatttaagttttaaacacGCAGACAAATTTCCACGTTTGTAGCTACCTCAGATTCCCCAGAAAGTAGTTATTCGTTTTGCTCAGTTAGAACCAATGGGGATTTGACACGTCATCAAATGCAACTTGTGCAGCAAGGTGTAAGAACTTGAACCTTGGCGAACAAGTTCTACATTTTTTGACGAACAAGACAGCAACTATACTAATTTTGTCTTATAGTGgatattgatttttttaattaaattaaatattaaataagaaaagaaattaactacttaatttgttatatatataattttgtaattttagaCATTAATGCATACAACAACACTGTTAAAATAATGTTGAATATCAACTTCTATTAATGCTTACAAAGGTACATGTTCTTCATGAAACTaaggaataaaaaaaattgaacttgCGATTTTGTGAATACAAAATGCCAAACTTCTGtggataataaaaaataaaaaagcaaaaataataaataaagaaaataaactaaaattataaataaataattatttactttGTCAAAAGAATAAAGAATAACTATCATAAACcgcataataacaaaaaaaaactaaaacacaATGCTGAATATTAATAATtacacataaaaataaaataacataaatgaattaatttaaatgattaattttttaaaaaatataaaatataaaaaggtaaCTATTCACCGATGTTAaacatttatattttaaaaatttaaattaaataaaaatgttaacgGATTGTAGAACTTGatttttatttgaagtaaaaaTGTTACCTTTATTCAAAGTGTTGCTAAACAAATAAATTACACTTTTTAAACAAGGATCATCATGAGAAGATGTTTTTGACATCTTCATGGGAGTAGTTGccattattaaattttattgattCTTTAACTTTGTATTGGTAATGGTAATGATGATAACGATGGATCAGGGTGTTCTTGAGGAACTGAAGGCATACATTGTATCTTTTGATAGACCAGGATATGGTGAGAGTGATCCGGATCCTAATCGAACTCCCAAAAGCTTGGCTTTTGATGTTGAAGAATTTGCTGAACTTGGACCCAAATTTTATGTCATTGGATACTCCATGGGAGGTCAAGCTGTTTGGGGTCTCCTCAAGTACATTCCTCTCACAGGTAGCATTTGTCCAAACACTTctataacttgccttatttagcatttattaattgttgtgacaattaattaatactaaataagacaagttttaACTGTTTTTTTTTGTCTACATAGCATTATCCAAatattaaaagtatttttattaaatacaGGCTCGCAGGAGCAACATTGATGACACCGGTGATTAATTGTTGGTGGAGTGGCTTCCCTTACAAGTTATTGAAGATAGCTTACTCCAAAAAACCATGGCAAGACCAATGGACAGTTGGAGTTGCACATTACTTGCCATGGCTGACATATTGGTGGATGACTCAGAAGTAGTTTCCAGCATCAAGTGTTTTGTCAAAGAATCCAGCTATTTTATCACAACAAGATTTATCATTGCTCTTTTCTCCTAACGTTCCACCAAGACAATATCAGGTTACGTAAAATATATTACAGGGTTATGCTATAACCCTGTAATTAGTaattaaaatcagccactaatataaaatatatgttgaaatataaatacacattgaaaataaaataaatttgatttttaagTTTAAATTAAATATTCTAACTTTAAGgagatataattttaaattttaaatatgtaagagaagatttgagaataatatctaaaaataattattataatcAATAATGAATGAATNNNNNNNNNNNNNNNNNNNNNNNNNNNNNNNNNNNNNNNNNNNNNNNNNNNNNNNNNNNNNNNNNNNNNNNNNNNNNNNNNNNNNNNNNNNNNNNNNNNNNNNNNNNNNNNNNNNNNNNNNNNNNNNNNNNNTATTATATTATAATTCTAACCATAAAAtttctaataataattttttaaaatatttaaatttttaaggaaaagtataggtaaccaacaatatttttaaacaatgtgtaaataatgtgaattaataggggttaaaagagtaaattaatt from Arachis ipaensis cultivar K30076 chromosome B02, Araip1.1, whole genome shotgun sequence harbors:
- the LOC107628118 gene encoding uncharacterized protein LOC107628118, which codes for MVVPFFIPKTMALKTNALLLVPLIGGALAYRAVRAAPPKPPVITSARIRLRDGRHLAYKEFGVPKELAKNKIVFMHGFASSRHDTAIADILRPGVLEELGAYIVSFDRPGYGESDPDPNRTPKSLAFDVEELADKLQLGPKFYAIGYSMGGQAVWGLLKYIPHRLAGATLMTPVTNYWWSGFPSKLSKMAYSKQPRQDQWAVGVAHHLPWLTYWWMTQKWFPGSSVLSQNPAILSQQDLSLLFSPNVPPRPYQSQVLQQGESESVCRDMIVGFGNWDFDPFEIENPFPNNEGQVHLWQGEEDKLVPTMLQRYIGQNIPWIKYHELPGSGHMFPLMAEVNEAILRTQLEREKE
- the LOC107626593 gene encoding uncharacterized protein LOC107626593, whose product is MDQGVLEELKAYIVSFDRPGYGESDPDPNRTPKSLAFDVEEFAELGPKFYVIGYSMGGQAVWGLLKLAGATLMTPVINCWWSGFPYKLLKIAYSKKPWQDQWTVGVAHYLPWLTYWWMTQK